The genomic segment GGCGGGACCGTAACCCGAGTAGTAGGCCTCCCGGAAGGCGATTTGCGCGGCGGGTTTGGTGCGCAGGTCTTCGTCTCCGGTGGGCGCAGCCGGCACCGGCGGTGGATCAAGCGGCGAGGGTTCCAGCGGGCTTCGCCTCGCCCAGGTGGGAAACAGCACGATGTCGTGCGGGTTGACGAAGCTCGCCACGAGCAGGAACGGCCGCAGTGCGGCGGCGTCCCCGGCGCGCCTGCGGGAGTACCGATCCTGCAGCCAGGCCACCACCCGGTCGGCGATCAACGGGTCGCGCCGCAGGCCACTGTTCGCCAGGCCCGCGCCGTGTGGTTCGGGCCCGACCCAGCCGGAGAACCCGAACGGTGCGAGCGGATCGGCATCGAGGTAGCGCCGCACCGCCGCCGGGTCGACGACGCCGTCGTCGTCATTGGTCGCCAGTGCCGCACCGGTTTCGGGGTCGGTCAGATCGGCGTGCGAGATATGCCACTTGCCGTCGTAATGGGTGTCGTAGCCGGCTGCGCGGAACCAGTTACCCAGCGTGGGCACTTCGCCTCGCCGCAGCCACCGCATCCGTGAATCGTCGAATACCTTTCCGATGCCGTCGGTCTGGGTGACACCGTGTAGGTCGGGGTACTGCCCGGTGAAGATCGTCGGCCTGCTTGGTACGCACGCCAGCGAGCCGGTGTAGTGGCGCCCGAAGCTGACACCGTGCTCGTCGAACCATCGCCTGCCGCTCAACACCCGCTGCCGCCAAGCGAGAACGTCATCCGACTCGTAGGGCGGAGTCGCGCGCTCCTCGTCGGTCATCACGATGATGATGTCGGGTGTCTTTCCCGTCGCTTCGCTCGCCCCGGAATGATCAGACATGCTGCGCCTCCAATTGTTTCGCCAGATACGCGAGCATGGCGTCGACCCTCTTGGCAGAACCCCGGGCGATGAGGGTTTCGGCGATCCGTCCCGGCAGGCCCGCGACGGTGACCGTGCTGATCAGGGTGACGTCGGTGGCACCGCCGGACGGTGTCAGTGTCCAGCCGTTGCGGACCATCAGCCAGCGGGGGAAGCCTTCGACGTCATAGCTGAGTGAGAGCGGTGGCGAAAACTCGGTGATCCGCTCGACGAGGGTGTTGCGCCCGACCTGAACACGCCGGGTGGTACCGATACCGATGCGTTGGTCGTGCGGGCTCAGTAAGCAGGAGTGGTCGACGAAGTCGGCCCAGGAGCTGATCGCGCCGAAATCTGCCAGCACGTCCCAGATTGTCTGCGGGTCGGCGGCGATTGTGCGGGTGCGGCGGATCTCGGCCACCGGATCATTCAACCGCACTCGTCCCTGCGGTGTCCGGCAATATGGAGCCAACCACCGACGCCTGTCGTCGGCTACGCTGCGCGCGATGACCGAGGTTGTTCTCGCGCGCGCGCTGCCCGACCTGTCCGACGAGGTGGCGCGGGTCCCGGCCCCCGTCGTGCCGGCCGTCGATCCGCCGTACTCGTTACGCGTGGCGACCGCCGCTGACGCTCCGATGGTCGCCGAGTGGATGAACCGGCCGCATCTGGCGCAGGCATGGGAATACGACTGGCCCGTCGATCGCTGGCGGCGGCACCTGCAGGCGCAACTCGATGGCACGTACTCGGTGCCACTGATTGTCACCCTCGAGGGCACTCCCGACGGTTACCTCGAGTTATACAGGGCTGCAAAGGATTCCATCGCACCGTGTTATGAGGTCGACCCGTACGACCTCGGCCTCCATGCGGCGATCGCCAGCACCCGACTTCTCAACAGAGGCATCGGTGTGGATCTGCTCCCACAGATCATCACCAACCTGTTCGCCGTTGACCCGCGGTGCCGACGGGTGATGTTCGATCCCGACCACCGCAACGCCGCGGCTCGGCGGGTGTGCGAAGCCGCGGGATGCAGATTCATCGGAGAGTTCGACATGTCCAACCGGCGGATGGCGCTCTACGCGTTCGATCGTCCGCAGGGATAGCCCGTTCGGCTTAGTGCGCCCGCGATCAGCGGGGTGCTGAGCGCATCTAACTATGGTTAGGCGTACCTATTGAAACTTAGGTAAGTCTTAGCTAATCTCCGTCCGCAATGCTTACTCGTCAGAACTGTGGAGAAGGAGATTTCGTGCACGCCGCTGTCAACCTTTCGGGGGCTCAGGTCGTTGCCAGCCCAGCATTCTCGGCGCGCCGCGCCGGCAGATTCACGATCGCCGGCGCGGCGATGATCACCGCCGGCGCACTCGTCGCCGGACCGGCCACCCAACCCGTCGACGAAATCCAGCGGCGGGCAGTCCAGGCGGTCGAGCTGACCGGCCTGTCGGTCACCGCCTCGCCGCTGACCATCTACCCGCAGATCGTCACGAACACGGTCACCAACATCGCCGCCCTGACCCAGGCGATCGCCGCCGATCCGCTGCCGGTTCTGTCTCAGGTCGCCCGCAATCAGCTCGGCTACGCCACCGAGATCGGCAACGCCATCACCGGAATCCCGGCCGGCTGGGAGACCTACATGGCGGGTCGCGGCGGCACGTTCCTGGCCAACCTCAAGACCGCCATCGACCAGGGCAACAATGCCGAGATCGTCAACCAGTTGAGCAGCTTTGTGCTGTACGGCGCGCTGGCCACGATCACACCGATCTACAACGCGCTGTTGACCTACACGCCTCGCGGCAGCACCGTACCGAATCCGGGTATCCCGCAACAGATCGCGCAGAACTTCGCAAACGCGGTGGGCGCGATCTTCAGCAGCACCACGCTCGTCAACGGAATCTTCCAGCCGGTCTACGGGGCGGCGTTGAGTGTGCTGGCAACGGCCGGCGACATCGTCGGCGGTCTGGTCCAGTCGGTGTCCGCCGGTGATGCGGTGAGAGCGATCAACACCGTCGTCAACACGCCGGGGCTGTTCGTCAACGCGGTTCTCAACGGCTGGAACAACCCCAAGTCCGCCGCGCCGTTCCCGGCTCTGCTGACGTTCATCCCGGTGGCACCCCCGACCGACCCCGCCAACGGTGTGACCGTGACCGGTCCCTCGATCGGCCTGCTGGGCAGGCTGCTGGTCACGATCCCGCAGGCGATCGCCAAGGCCATCACGCCGCCGGTCACCACGACCGCCAGCAGCACCTCGGCCGCCTCTGCCGTGCCTGCGGCGACGGAGTCGGCATCGGCGAAGGCATTGACGGCCGACACGACCGATGCTGCCGCGGTATCGACCGAGACTGCGGCGGCCACCAACACCGAAACTGATTCGACCAGTGCACCTTCGGCTCCGGTCGTGACCAGTGGCAAGACGGCGAAGAAGCCGACGGCGACCTCGTCGACGAAGGCCAG from the Mycolicibacterium crocinum genome contains:
- a CDS encoding SRPBCC family protein; amino-acid sequence: MRLNDPVAEIRRTRTIAADPQTIWDVLADFGAISSWADFVDHSCLLSPHDQRIGIGTTRRVQVGRNTLVERITEFSPPLSLSYDVEGFPRWLMVRNGWTLTPSGGATDVTLISTVTVAGLPGRIAETLIARGSAKRVDAMLAYLAKQLEAQHV
- a CDS encoding GNAT family N-acetyltransferase, with translation MTEVVLARALPDLSDEVARVPAPVVPAVDPPYSLRVATAADAPMVAEWMNRPHLAQAWEYDWPVDRWRRHLQAQLDGTYSVPLIVTLEGTPDGYLELYRAAKDSIAPCYEVDPYDLGLHAAIASTRLLNRGIGVDLLPQIITNLFAVDPRCRRVMFDPDHRNAAARRVCEAAGCRFIGEFDMSNRRMALYAFDRPQG